A single genomic interval of Microbulbifer variabilis harbors:
- a CDS encoding patatin-like phospholipase family protein, translated as MKTWQLTPIILLLLATIGITIYIYNHRFTEKTKFHRIPITEEAIIYEAPLKDKETINILILDGGGVRGLIPLYVLQYIERQVGKPINEIFDVFSGVSTGAIIATGINIPMKQLREQYGDYGSKIDLLIKLYKSESKYLFSTPWYHKILTGAGMFSPRFMGDRLHQVLKFHYSENLKFTDLEKPVIMPSLDIYTGRVHLFKNYGEEIAELPSNSVYQLVVAASSAEGVFPPVDFITSSRDLSHRYFADAAVSENDPTSMILLDIVEKYPNKNFYILIMGSGTPPLRSAKDSYQDIKNWGRLQWFPDIITDVQRSMDTQQLYALRIAKLLSPKGRIEFDYLNVKVNNPKVGIFDYESIDSLKIHADRLIEENKPEIDQAIEHLKERSE; from the coding sequence ATGAAGACCTGGCAACTTACACCCATTATACTTCTATTGTTAGCCACAATTGGCATCACAATTTATATCTACAATCATCGCTTTACTGAAAAAACAAAGTTCCATAGGATACCGATTACTGAAGAAGCCATTATCTATGAAGCCCCCCTCAAGGATAAAGAAACCATCAACATCCTAATTTTGGATGGTGGAGGGGTTCGAGGTCTTATCCCACTATATGTTCTTCAATATATTGAACGTCAAGTAGGCAAGCCTATAAATGAAATATTTGATGTTTTCAGTGGAGTATCCACCGGAGCTATTATTGCTACAGGAATCAACATTCCTATGAAACAACTACGTGAACAATATGGTGACTACGGCTCAAAAATAGACCTACTGATAAAACTTTACAAATCTGAAAGTAAATATTTATTCTCAACACCCTGGTATCATAAAATATTGACTGGAGCTGGAATGTTTTCACCGAGGTTCATGGGAGATCGACTCCATCAAGTTTTAAAATTTCATTACTCAGAAAACTTAAAATTTACTGATTTAGAAAAACCAGTCATTATGCCTTCTCTTGACATCTACACTGGAAGGGTACATCTTTTTAAAAATTATGGTGAAGAAATTGCTGAACTCCCTTCAAACAGTGTCTATCAGCTAGTGGTTGCTGCATCCAGTGCGGAAGGGGTATTCCCTCCTGTAGACTTTATAACATCAAGCAGGGACCTCAGTCATCGATATTTTGCAGATGCCGCGGTATCAGAAAATGATCCGACCAGCATGATATTACTGGACATTGTTGAAAAATACCCAAATAAAAATTTTTACATACTTATAATGGGATCGGGCACCCCGCCTCTGCGTAGCGCAAAGGATAGTTATCAAGACATAAAAAACTGGGGGCGACTGCAATGGTTTCCTGACATCATCACAGATGTACAACGATCTATGGATACGCAGCAGCTCTACGCTCTAAGAATTGCAAAATTATTATCTCCAAAAGGGAGGATAGAATTTGACTACTTAAACGTAAAAGTAAACAATCCCAAAGTCGGAATTTTTGACTACGAATCAATCGATTCATTAAAAATTCATGCAGATAGATTAATAGAAGAAAATAAGCCGGAAATTGATCAAGCCATTGAACACCTAAAGGAGAGATCAGAATAG
- a CDS encoding GDCCVxC domain-containing (seleno)protein, whose protein sequence is MIRSAQVLTSRITCPLCGHDHTETMPIDACQWFYQCKSCGELLSPKKGDCCVFCSYGTVACPPVQKDGKSCCSS, encoded by the coding sequence ATGATAAGAAGTGCACAGGTTTTAACTTCCAGGATCACCTGCCCTTTATGTGGTCATGATCATACGGAAACTATGCCGATTGATGCCTGCCAATGGTTCTATCAGTGCAAGAGTTGTGGAGAGCTATTAAGCCCCAAGAAAGGCGATTGCTGTGTATTTTGCTCTTATGGAACGGTTGCATGCCCACCGGTTCAAAAAGATGGAAAATCCTGTTGCTCCTCGTAA
- a CDS encoding alpha/beta fold hydrolase: MATFVLVHGAWQGGWCWRRVEDRLRNFGHLVFAPTLTGLGERVHLLNDKIDLDTHIQDVLGVIESEELSNIILCGHSYGGMVITSVADKVPSTVSTLVYLDALVPESGLCTLELLPKEIGSTLLESARSTDKGFLVAPDQAKNFGVNIHDQAWVNRRSVDQPLKTFEQPIFLEGAWKLIPDRIYIYATGWAPGIGKPFYEIAQRDSGWQSNSIQCGHDVMIDKPEELTQMLIDCI; encoded by the coding sequence ATGGCAACCTTCGTTTTGGTACATGGCGCTTGGCAGGGAGGTTGGTGTTGGCGGCGGGTTGAGGATCGCTTGCGTAATTTTGGCCATTTAGTATTTGCTCCCACATTAACAGGTCTAGGAGAGAGAGTTCACCTTTTAAATGATAAGATTGACCTGGACACACATATTCAGGATGTTCTTGGTGTCATTGAATCGGAAGAACTCTCTAACATCATTTTATGTGGTCATAGCTATGGGGGAATGGTCATTACCAGTGTTGCTGATAAGGTACCCAGTACTGTCAGCACCCTTGTATATCTTGATGCTTTGGTACCGGAGAGCGGGCTATGCACTTTAGAACTCTTACCTAAGGAAATAGGTTCTACCTTACTTGAAAGTGCGAGATCTACAGATAAAGGCTTTCTGGTAGCCCCAGATCAGGCTAAAAACTTTGGAGTAAATATTCATGATCAGGCCTGGGTTAATAGGCGCAGTGTAGACCAGCCCCTCAAGACCTTTGAGCAACCAATCTTTTTAGAGGGGGCTTGGAAACTAATTCCTGATCGCATTTATATCTATGCAACAGGGTGGGCTCCGGGAATTGGTAAGCCATTTTATGAAATAGCACAGCGGGATAGCGGATGGCAGTCCAACTCTATTCAATGTGGACATGATGTAATGATTGATAAGCCTGAGGAATTAACGCAGATGCTAATAGATTGTATTTAA
- a CDS encoding lytic polysaccharide monooxygenase produces MAVVLTGISSNVLGHGYVEAAGGGVASARGTLCKYPLDSGEMNINCGAVQWEPQSVEGNEGFPESGPADGQIASAGNSSWSELNEQSSDRWVKNYISSGWQTFKWHFTANHVSRDWKYYITKENWNPNASLTRDQFDLDPFCEVDGNYEQPPTNMTHECQVPDREGYHVILAVWDVGDTVNAFYNVIDVEFDGDNVTNTAWSAVGTINPTQDLNIGDKVYTRVFDSSGENSSYSTLLEIMSSEQGIAENWSHDLAELINREQTSIRAGDYDGSSSFEPLYGINSIYLLENSGLRNVEIGYELSADQGDGTSDTNDNDSDDTGNTEGSGNTGTTSCAVFEQPYAGDPGYAIGDIVIFDGIAYESKHEPNWWSPSSAPALWIETTCQTVGGESNSDSDTGSGNTSSNNNSDDNTSTEGDTAASCPEFQQPYAGDEAYQSGDRVTFEGQVYTSTYGPNWWSPTAAPQYWEQSSCQ; encoded by the coding sequence ATGGCTGTAGTTTTAACCGGAATTAGCTCTAATGTACTTGGCCATGGTTATGTAGAAGCTGCTGGTGGCGGGGTTGCATCCGCACGTGGGACACTATGTAAATATCCTCTCGACTCTGGAGAAATGAATATAAACTGCGGTGCAGTTCAGTGGGAACCACAAAGTGTAGAGGGTAATGAAGGCTTCCCGGAAAGTGGACCCGCAGATGGGCAGATTGCCAGTGCGGGGAATAGCTCTTGGTCAGAGCTAAATGAACAGTCTTCTGATCGCTGGGTTAAGAATTATATCAGTTCTGGTTGGCAAACCTTTAAATGGCACTTTACTGCGAATCATGTAAGCAGAGATTGGAAATACTATATTACCAAAGAAAACTGGAATCCTAACGCGTCGTTAACCCGTGATCAGTTTGATCTTGATCCCTTCTGTGAAGTGGATGGAAACTATGAGCAACCTCCAACAAATATGACACATGAGTGTCAGGTTCCAGATCGTGAGGGTTACCATGTCATCCTCGCTGTTTGGGATGTTGGTGATACAGTGAATGCTTTTTATAACGTCATCGATGTTGAGTTTGATGGTGATAATGTTACCAACACTGCGTGGAGTGCTGTAGGCACAATTAATCCAACACAAGACTTAAATATTGGAGACAAAGTATATACCCGTGTGTTTGATAGCTCCGGAGAAAATAGCTCTTATTCTACACTTCTGGAGATTATGTCAAGTGAGCAAGGGATCGCAGAAAATTGGTCTCACGACTTGGCTGAATTGATTAACCGAGAGCAAACCAGTATAAGAGCTGGTGATTATGATGGTAGCAGCAGCTTTGAACCCTTGTACGGTATTAATAGTATTTATCTGCTAGAAAATAGTGGCCTGAGAAACGTTGAGATTGGGTACGAACTTAGTGCTGATCAGGGGGATGGTACTTCAGATACCAATGACAACGATTCAGATGATACTGGAAACACCGAAGGTAGTGGGAATACTGGGACTACCTCTTGTGCAGTATTTGAGCAGCCCTACGCTGGTGATCCGGGTTACGCGATTGGGGATATCGTTATTTTTGATGGTATCGCTTACGAATCCAAACACGAGCCCAATTGGTGGTCTCCAAGCTCGGCGCCAGCACTTTGGATTGAAACGACTTGTCAAACGGTAGGGGGTGAATCAAACAGCGATTCTGATACGGGATCAGGCAATACTTCCTCTAATAACAATTCTGATGACAATACCAGCACAGAGGGCGACACGGCAGCTTCCTGCCCGGAATTTCAGCAGCCTTACGCAGGCGATGAGGCCTATCAGTCTGGTGATCGTGTAACTTTTGAGGGCCAGGTATATACTTCCACCTACGGGCCAAACTGGTGGTCTCCCACTGCTGCACCCCAATACTGGGAGCAGAGCTCATGTCAGTAA
- a CDS encoding APC family permease, with translation MHHKKGGKKKATLLSATLLSATCMIGSGWLFSAQLTARYAGNWAFMAWILAAALVLMVGLCLARVVSIYPVRGALAQACAFSYNSIFGMPFSFANWFGILMVVATEAQATTQYLSSAIGSSLLIESHSLTIWGKLLALSILALYLLINFYGIRWLTKINNIVTVLKIFTPLFALTVLLIVVFARNHIGSNFSLPSSQEFEFHSAFSAIIGAGLIYSYNGFQVSVAFASEIKNPKRNIPLAITLSIVIITLVYLSLQFAFMEAVPHQVLIENGGWQGLNFASPLLDLATLLGLHFLALILLADSITSPSASGYTYLGASSRILFAMAKVGQMPRWLAVLDPVHNISRRSILVNWVLAAIVLANADSWAALMVIVTGYHIVSYMAAPISMGALEPSTRWFGLIVFILLGLLMQTLQSSSLLLVCASLSVLVSIYAGLHITKAGFHKLIIFTFPFLAYLWSLYFISNAWLIISASAAFYLLISSRYYVEFCKSYKARD, from the coding sequence ATGCATCATAAGAAGGGTGGTAAGAAAAAAGCGACGTTATTAAGCGCAACATTGCTCAGTGCTACTTGCATGATAGGTTCGGGCTGGCTGTTTAGCGCCCAATTAACGGCTAGATATGCAGGTAACTGGGCATTTATGGCGTGGATACTCGCTGCAGCTTTAGTTTTGATGGTAGGTTTGTGTCTTGCGCGTGTCGTGTCGATTTATCCGGTCCGAGGCGCGCTAGCTCAAGCCTGTGCTTTTTCTTATAACAGTATCTTTGGTATGCCTTTCTCCTTTGCCAATTGGTTTGGCATTCTAATGGTTGTTGCAACGGAGGCTCAGGCTACTACACAGTATCTTTCTTCTGCTATTGGATCTTCTTTATTGATTGAAAGTCATAGTCTTACGATTTGGGGAAAGTTACTTGCCCTTAGCATCTTAGCGCTATATCTACTGATTAATTTTTATGGTATTCGTTGGCTAACTAAAATCAATAATATTGTAACTGTACTCAAGATTTTTACTCCACTATTTGCTCTGACAGTATTACTCATTGTAGTTTTTGCCCGAAATCACATAGGCTCAAATTTTTCTCTTCCTTCCAGTCAGGAGTTTGAGTTCCATAGTGCCTTTTCAGCCATTATTGGTGCAGGTTTGATCTATTCCTACAATGGATTTCAAGTAAGTGTTGCTTTTGCTAGTGAAATCAAAAATCCTAAACGCAATATCCCTTTGGCTATAACACTATCGATAGTAATCATTACTTTGGTTTATTTGTCATTGCAGTTTGCTTTTATGGAGGCCGTTCCACATCAGGTGTTGATAGAGAATGGTGGCTGGCAGGGGTTGAATTTTGCTTCACCACTGTTAGATCTAGCCACTCTGCTTGGCCTGCACTTTTTGGCTTTAATATTACTTGCAGATAGTATCACTAGCCCCTCAGCTTCTGGATATACGTACCTTGGAGCTTCATCAAGGATTTTATTTGCGATGGCCAAGGTAGGGCAAATGCCTCGCTGGCTAGCGGTGCTAGATCCTGTCCACAATATTTCCAGACGATCCATTCTAGTTAACTGGGTATTGGCAGCTATTGTTTTGGCTAATGCGGATAGTTGGGCAGCACTTATGGTAATAGTAACAGGGTACCATATTGTTAGTTATATGGCAGCGCCTATCAGTATGGGAGCACTTGAGCCTAGCACTCGTTGGTTTGGGCTGATAGTTTTTATCTTACTGGGTTTATTAATGCAGACATTACAGTCTTCTTCGCTGCTTTTAGTATGTGCATCTTTATCAGTTTTGGTCTCTATATATGCAGGACTTCATATAACAAAAGCTGGTTTTCATAAGCTAATTATATTTACTTTTCCATTTTTGGCATACTTATGGAGCTTGTACTTTATATCAAATGCTTGGTTGATAATAAGCGCATCTGCAGCTTTTTATCTGTTGATATCTTCGCGTTATTATGTTGAATTCTGCAAAAGTTATAAGGCAAGAGATTGA
- a CDS encoding glycosyltransferase, with amino-acid sequence MKSRFSIIAPCYNNSGLLRNMLKGFSVQNYPKEDFEVIVVDNNSSDSGIYSCYKEYKDKLNLTLLYRQILDNTFALNSARNLGVKISKYDWCVFTDSDCIPSSNYLMRVNNIINNKGKNICMTGLREFIHFKDVEVDMIDGTDLHLSACPRFKSPSNYGLTKDRRIGKIEGLPDTEQPWGHFYGCNMIYKKEDIIKVGMFDEFYDGTWGYDDIDMAYRIISELNVEPIFADKAVVYHQDEVAPAEKNDKSVSKTEKLNNPNYQYICKKINGYYEFSTREFRRFGLTDF; translated from the coding sequence ATGAAGTCTAGATTTAGCATAATCGCCCCTTGTTATAATAATTCGGGTCTCTTGCGCAACATGCTGAAAGGGTTTTCTGTCCAAAATTATCCAAAAGAAGATTTCGAAGTTATTGTTGTCGATAACAATTCAAGTGATTCAGGTATTTATTCTTGTTATAAGGAATACAAAGACAAGTTGAATTTAACCTTACTTTATCGCCAGATCTTAGATAATACTTTTGCCCTTAATTCTGCTCGAAATTTAGGAGTAAAGATTTCTAAATATGACTGGTGTGTTTTTACAGATAGCGACTGCATTCCATCCTCCAATTACCTAATGCGGGTTAATAATATAATTAATAACAAGGGGAAGAATATCTGTATGACAGGGTTGAGGGAGTTCATTCACTTCAAGGACGTTGAGGTTGATATGATCGACGGCACTGATTTACATCTAAGTGCCTGCCCCAGATTTAAAAGCCCATCGAATTATGGGTTAACAAAAGATAGAAGGATAGGTAAGATAGAAGGCTTACCTGATACGGAGCAACCCTGGGGCCATTTCTATGGTTGTAATATGATCTATAAAAAAGAAGATATTATCAAAGTGGGAATGTTTGACGAATTTTATGATGGTACATGGGGATATGATGATATTGATATGGCTTACAGAATTATCAGTGAATTAAATGTTGAACCAATTTTTGCAGATAAAGCCGTTGTTTATCATCAAGATGAGGTTGCACCGGCTGAGAAAAATGACAAGTCAGTCTCAAAGACTGAAAAGCTAAATAACCCAAACTACCAGTACATTTGCAAGAAAATTAACGGATACTATGAATTTAGTACTCGTGAGTTCAGACGATTTGGATTAACTGATTTTTAA
- a CDS encoding phytoene desaturase family protein, giving the protein MKDFLIIGGGHNGLVCACYLAKAGKNVTILERRSIVGGAAVTEEFHPGFQNSVASYTVSLLNPKIIEDLHLREHGLEIKLRPQSNFFPLSEVNSLSFHKNLVDTQAEVARFSERDAATLPDFYAMLETVADILREELLRAPPNVGGGLIDLVRAGGFGLRAKKLSMASRRDALDLFTKSATNVLDAWFENDHVKAAFAFDSIVGNYAAPNTPGSAYVLLHHVFGEVNGEKGAWGHAMGGMGAITQAMRKEAEQLGVTIRTDAEVKEVLIDGGRATGARLSSGETIAANKVIANVGPKLLYSQMIDEQHLEPEFHRRVRGFRVGSGTFRMNVALSELPDFTCKPGTHVQPHHKSGIVIGPTMDYLEQAYIDAAQYGWSKQPIVEILIPSTIDPSLAPEGQHVASLFCQQFAPELPEGKSWDNYREQAAQTIIDTVNNYAPNFRDSIIAQQIHSPLDLERKFGLMGGDIFHGALGLDQLWSNRPFMGFADYRTPIQGLYLCGSGSHPGGGVTGVPGHNAAMEILRDK; this is encoded by the coding sequence ATGAAGGATTTTTTGATTATAGGTGGTGGCCATAATGGCCTTGTCTGTGCCTGCTATTTGGCTAAAGCTGGAAAAAATGTAACGATTCTTGAACGCCGGTCGATTGTTGGTGGTGCTGCGGTTACTGAAGAATTCCACCCAGGCTTCCAAAACTCTGTGGCAAGCTACACCGTGAGCCTACTTAACCCCAAGATCATCGAAGACCTCCATCTACGAGAGCATGGCCTGGAAATCAAATTACGGCCTCAATCAAACTTCTTCCCACTTTCAGAAGTCAATAGTCTTTCCTTCCATAAGAATCTTGTGGATACACAAGCAGAGGTAGCACGTTTCTCAGAGAGAGACGCAGCTACTTTACCTGACTTTTATGCCATGCTAGAAACCGTTGCGGATATTTTACGCGAAGAGCTACTGCGCGCTCCCCCCAACGTGGGTGGTGGCCTTATAGACCTGGTTCGCGCTGGTGGATTTGGGCTTAGAGCGAAAAAGTTAAGTATGGCATCACGCCGAGACGCTCTGGACCTGTTCACCAAGAGTGCTACCAACGTGCTGGATGCCTGGTTCGAAAATGACCATGTAAAAGCTGCGTTCGCCTTTGACTCTATTGTCGGCAACTATGCCGCTCCCAACACTCCCGGTTCCGCCTATGTGCTCTTGCACCATGTGTTTGGCGAGGTAAACGGTGAGAAAGGCGCTTGGGGCCATGCTATGGGTGGTATGGGTGCTATCACTCAAGCCATGCGTAAAGAGGCAGAGCAGCTCGGGGTCACTATTCGCACAGACGCTGAAGTCAAAGAGGTGCTTATCGATGGTGGTCGCGCTACCGGAGCACGGCTAAGTAGCGGGGAAACTATTGCAGCTAATAAAGTAATCGCCAATGTCGGCCCTAAACTGCTCTATTCCCAGATGATTGACGAACAACATCTGGAGCCGGAATTTCACCGCAGAGTACGTGGTTTTAGAGTGGGGTCCGGCACTTTCCGTATGAATGTCGCACTGTCTGAACTGCCAGACTTTACATGCAAACCCGGTACTCACGTACAACCGCACCACAAGTCGGGAATCGTCATTGGCCCTACCATGGATTACCTGGAGCAGGCCTATATAGATGCGGCTCAATACGGCTGGTCAAAGCAACCCATTGTCGAGATATTGATCCCCTCCACCATCGATCCCTCCCTGGCCCCCGAGGGCCAACATGTCGCCAGCCTATTCTGCCAACAATTTGCTCCAGAACTGCCGGAGGGTAAGAGCTGGGACAACTACCGTGAGCAGGCAGCTCAGACCATTATCGATACCGTCAACAACTATGCACCCAATTTCCGTGATTCCATCATCGCCCAACAAATCCACTCACCGCTGGATTTAGAGCGCAAGTTTGGCTTGATGGGTGGCGATATCTTCCATGGTGCCTTAGGCCTGGACCAACTGTGGAGCAACCGCCCTTTTATGGGCTTTGCGGATTACCGCACGCCGATTCAGGGCCTGTATCTCTGTGGTTCCGGTAGCCACCCGGGAGGCGGCGTTACTGGAGTGCCTGGGCATAATGCTGCGATGGAGATTCTAAGGGATAAATAA
- a CDS encoding DUF885 domain-containing protein, with translation MIKTTAKWVGGILLLGMVAISVFAVNAIYFKPWSINVYFERAFIKIQSTSPETLSIFRILERFGIDGHNAHLDDVSEKMKQHEIQIVKDELSTLRSYDRSSLNDRQAISYDILEYYLESLVEGERWRHHNYPLNQMFGVQNTLPEFLVELHQINNVKEANYYLSRLSEVDRKFSQVLDGLKIREQKKILPPRFVIDRVLSEMQGFINVPAHENILYTSLENRLDTLEALPDQERTRILDRGKILIETDVYPAYASLIAYYQELQYKVSENNGVWALPEGDEFYAYQIRIHTTTNLTPDELHNTGLMEVERIEDEMKQIFASVGLDTGSINTRFSAINNDPRFLYENSDMGREQIIKDYQLIIDEINAGIDDYFNIKPTAGVEVKRIAEFKEQGAPKAYYMPPAIDGSRGGVFYVNLRDVHETKKFTMRTLAYHEAIPGHHFQGAIAKDLEGLPTFLKAVSNTAYADGWALYTEKLAKEIGFQDDPYDDLGRLQDEMLRAVRLVVDTGIHHKRWSREEAIEYMVKTTGFPRTEVTTEVERYFVMPGQAVAYKTGMLKILELRERARQKLGSKFDIREFHDVVLTNGAVPLMVLEQLVDRWIATKKV, from the coding sequence ATGATAAAAACAACAGCCAAGTGGGTTGGCGGGATACTATTGCTTGGGATGGTTGCAATCTCGGTCTTTGCCGTCAATGCAATTTATTTTAAACCATGGTCTATCAATGTATATTTTGAGCGAGCCTTTATAAAAATTCAAAGTACCAGCCCGGAAACACTCTCAATTTTCCGCATACTGGAACGATTTGGGATTGATGGCCATAATGCCCATCTTGATGATGTTTCAGAAAAGATGAAGCAACATGAGATACAGATAGTTAAGGATGAACTATCTACTTTAAGGAGCTATGACAGATCTAGCCTCAATGACCGGCAGGCAATATCCTATGATATTCTGGAGTACTACCTGGAAAGTCTAGTAGAAGGAGAGCGCTGGAGGCATCATAATTACCCTCTCAATCAAATGTTTGGTGTGCAAAATACTCTTCCGGAGTTTCTTGTTGAGTTGCATCAAATTAACAATGTCAAAGAAGCGAATTATTATCTCTCCCGTTTAAGTGAAGTAGATAGAAAGTTTTCTCAAGTATTGGATGGGTTGAAAATTCGGGAACAGAAAAAGATACTGCCTCCACGCTTTGTAATTGATCGTGTGTTAAGCGAAATGCAAGGGTTTATTAACGTTCCGGCACATGAAAATATACTTTATACCTCTCTGGAAAATCGCTTGGATACTCTTGAAGCTTTACCAGATCAAGAGCGTACACGTATTCTTGACAGAGGAAAAATATTAATTGAAACAGATGTCTATCCTGCGTACGCAAGCTTGATCGCTTACTATCAAGAATTACAGTATAAGGTTTCAGAGAATAATGGCGTTTGGGCTCTCCCGGAAGGTGATGAATTTTATGCATATCAAATACGTATTCATACCACTACAAATCTGACTCCCGATGAACTGCACAATACGGGCTTGATGGAAGTAGAGCGCATAGAAGATGAAATGAAGCAGATTTTTGCTTCTGTTGGTCTTGATACGGGAAGCATTAATACCCGTTTCTCTGCTATAAATAATGATCCTCGGTTTCTTTATGAAAATTCAGATATGGGCCGTGAGCAGATTATCAAAGACTATCAATTGATTATCGATGAGATTAACGCAGGTATTGACGATTATTTTAATATAAAACCAACTGCGGGCGTTGAAGTTAAGCGAATTGCAGAGTTCAAAGAACAAGGCGCACCTAAAGCATACTATATGCCCCCGGCAATTGATGGGTCTCGCGGAGGGGTGTTTTATGTAAACCTGCGCGATGTCCATGAAACAAAGAAATTTACCATGCGAACCTTGGCTTATCATGAGGCAATTCCAGGGCACCATTTTCAAGGGGCAATTGCAAAAGATTTAGAGGGATTGCCAACTTTTCTTAAAGCCGTGTCAAATACAGCTTATGCGGACGGCTGGGCTCTTTATACAGAGAAGCTAGCCAAGGAGATTGGTTTTCAAGATGATCCCTATGATGATCTTGGGCGATTACAAGATGAGATGCTTCGTGCTGTTCGTTTAGTGGTAGATACCGGTATACATCACAAGCGCTGGAGTCGAGAAGAGGCGATTGAATATATGGTGAAAACGACCGGTTTTCCGAGAACTGAAGTCACCACTGAGGTTGAGCGCTACTTCGTGATGCCGGGTCAGGCTGTAGCTTATAAAACTGGTATGTTAAAGATATTGGAGTTGCGAGAACGTGCTCGTCAAAAGTTAGGGAGTAAATTTGATATACGTGAATTCCATGATGTGGTACTAACTAATGGTGCCGTACCGCTGATGGTGTTAGAGCAACTTGTTGACCGCTGGATTGCCACTAAGAAAGTCTAA
- a CDS encoding DUF1801 domain-containing protein: MKYETIDDFNSAQVGEELLICDTLRQLIDKGLTKAESKIWHGHPVWFLEGNPIVGYSKLKDCIRLMFWSGIDFDEPKLEPGTGKFKDASIRYTEAIQINTTDLKRWLKKSKVIQWDYKNIVKRKGKLLRII; the protein is encoded by the coding sequence ATGAAATATGAAACGATCGATGATTTTAATTCAGCACAGGTCGGTGAAGAGCTGCTGATATGCGATACTTTACGACAGCTTATTGATAAAGGCTTGACAAAAGCTGAAAGTAAGATCTGGCACGGCCACCCTGTATGGTTTTTAGAGGGCAATCCAATTGTAGGATACAGTAAACTAAAAGACTGCATTCGCCTGATGTTCTGGAGCGGTATAGACTTTGACGAGCCTAAGCTCGAACCAGGGACAGGAAAATTTAAAGATGCTTCTATTCGTTATACAGAGGCAATACAGATAAATACAACTGATCTAAAACGCTGGCTAAAAAAATCAAAGGTAATTCAGTGGGATTACAAGAATATTGTCAAACGAAAAGGGAAGTTATTACGCATAATATGA